From a region of the Odontesthes bonariensis isolate fOdoBon6 chromosome 2, fOdoBon6.hap1, whole genome shotgun sequence genome:
- the LOC142396285 gene encoding uncharacterized protein LOC142396285 yields MPYTGAVGSHSQRPRTWGHGALLKGTALLKMEISGALYISHHDCPFISFELSVGQMVSWEDERKRAFVNERLTAAAEEIFQVFERTVAKYEEEASSSKQEIERLRGLLLEFVRTDVTQSPVCKDKAVRESYEQQDCDQEPSIDAHQGGPELRHIKEEDHELWATEQQDNGEAEVEADALFPPHSFVWEENKQEDTKQLLQPQKQNCESEDEFKETQRDGKQTEQFLSPLASSLSSHNEGVQNGGDHERSAASFTPDQTQMEQDQTSFLTSRESTEVSNLNSGALNHRCHLCFKYFASNHRLIIHAFRFHSKDASVTCAVCGRTFESTESFDVHLNSHRSSKCCHMCGKHCNSTTALTEHMAGHAGVKLHRCHVCGKECSRKGDLKIHMRIHTGEKPFCCSFCCKGFTHSGHLRKHLRSHTGERPHRCEICGRGFQQSAHLKYHLGTHTQKY; encoded by the exons atgccatacactggagcggtgggcagccattcacagcgcccgcgAACATGGGggcacggtgccttgctcaagggcaccgcATTGTTGAAG ATGGAAATCAGCGGTGCCTTGTACATCTCGCATCACGACTGTCCTTTCATCTCCTTTGAGCTCAGCGTGGGACAGATGGTCAGCTGGGAGGACGAGAGGAAGCG GGCTTTTGTGAACGAGCGGCTGACAGCTGCAGCCGaggaaatatttcaggtttttgaaAGAACAGTTGCAAAATACGAAGAAGAAGCTTCCAGCTCAAAGCAGGAGATCGAGAGGCTCAGAGgtctgctgctggagtttgtgAGGACAG acGTCACGCAGTCGCCTGTCTGTAAAGACAAGGCTGTACGTGAGTCCTATGAGCAGCAGGACTGCGACCAGGAGCCAAGCATCGACGCTCACCAGGGGGGCCCCGAGCTGCGGCACATTAAAGAGGAAGATCACGAACTCTGGGCCACTGAGCAGCAGGACAACGGAGAGGCAGAAGTTGAGGCTGACGCTTTATTCCCACCTCATTCTTTTGTCTGGGAGGAAAACAAGCAGGAGGACACGAAACAGCTTCTGCAGccccaaaaacaaaactgtgaaTCCGAGGATGAATTTAAGGAGACGCAGAGAGATGGAAAACAGACGGAACAGTTCCTGTCACCTCTTGCCTCAAGTCTGTCTTCACATAACGAAGGAGTCCAAAATGGAGGGGACCATGAAAGAAGCGCTGCAAGTTTCACACCAGACCAAACACAGATGGAGCAAGACCAAACTTCCTTCTTAACCTCCAGAGAATCCACCGAGGTATCCAATTTAAACTCAGGTGCACTTAACCACCGGTGCCATCTATGCTTTAAATATTTCGCCTCCAATCATCGCTTGATAATTCACGCTTTCCGCTTTCATTCAAAGGATGCCAGTGTCACGTGTGCAGTGTGTGGACGAACCTTTGAGTCCACCGAAAGTTTTGACGTGCACCTAAACTCCCACAGGAGCTCAAAATGTTGCCACATGTGCGGTAAACACTGCAACAGCACGACCGCGCTGACTGAACACATGGCCGGCCACGCGGGGGTGAAACTGCACCGCTGCCACGTGTGTGGAAAAGAGTGCAGCCGCAAGGGGGATTTAAAGATCCACATGAGGATTCACACGGGCGAGAAGCCTTTCTGTTGCTCTTTCTGCTGCAAAGGTTTCACCCACAGCGGACACCTGAGGAAGCACTTGAGAAGCCATACGGGAGAGAGACCGCACAGGTGTGAGATCTGCGGCAGAGGCTTCCAGCAGAGCGCACACCTGAAATACCACCTTGGAACGCACACGCAGAAATACTGA